The following coding sequences lie in one Apium graveolens cultivar Ventura chromosome 1, ASM990537v1, whole genome shotgun sequence genomic window:
- the LOC141713128 gene encoding uncharacterized protein LOC141713128, which translates to MLPEGNSMPSSFGEAKKTLYTLAMDYEKIHVCPNDCLLYRGERDEDETICRICGASRWKLNKKGEELEGISAKVLWYFPLIPRLRNLFNTTQIAKDMTWHKTERQNDGKIRHPADSKTWKDVDQRWPEFAVEARNLRLALSSDGFNPFHGPGSDHSTWTVLLSIYNLPPWLCMKRKYIMLSLLKSRPNQPGNDIDKESFILRGILLWTISDYPALGNLSGNIIKGYNACVVCVDKTKATRLATYKKTVVMRHRRWLPRNHPYRRQKSAFDNTMEKLSEPIPLTGEEVLERVLPLADHVYGKTQNQPRWKKGEPRPIWKKMSIFFQLEYWKFLPVRHTLDVMHIEKNICEALTGTLLNIPGKKKDRESVRIDMAEMGIRMELRPKNSGKKEKLPMASWNLLHKEKKIVCSSLIGMKLPDGFCSNLKGIVSMDTLRLVGMKSHDCHTMLHHLLPIALRSVLQKQVRCTIIRFCLFFKAICSKVIEVDKLEKMQSQLVETLCQLEKHFPPSLFDVMIHLSVHLVREVELCGPIFLRWMYPFERYMKTFKGYVRNRAHPEGCIAEAYIAEEAVECLVNFEEPTVGLPGRDKNKEKYRPLSGATMIKPSIKDLHQAHLCLLQNSNELTPYFNEHMAFLVARYPLHENDEEWLKNKQNETFPNWFQKKISSELLDVKSMVSKEVMWLAEGPNKYVPTFSGYKVNGVTYSTKDRDDTRQVQYSGVCVHADTMLVQDKDKNIEHISHTFYGVITSIWELDCNHFRVPIFRCNWVDMNKEVKIDDLGYTVVNLHKLGFLNDPFVLGKHVKQVCYIDDPLEKFWSVVLKLPNKFDDQSDDENEGSVEIELENEVDVAMFPTVHEVEEENRSYMREEEEMIQLP; encoded by the exons ATGCTTCCGGAAGGCAACAGTATGCCTTCATCTTTTGGTGAAGCCAAGAAAACTTTATATACTTTAGCCATGGATTATGAAAAAATACATGTGTGTCCGAATGATTGTCTCTTATACCGTGGTGAGAGGGACGAAGATGAGACGATTTGCCGAATATGTGGGGCATCTAGATGGAAGTTAAACAAGAAAGGAGAAGAATTGGAAGGGATCTCTGCTAAGGTTCTATGGTACTTTCCATTGATACCAAGATTGAGAAATTTGTTCAATACAACTCAGATTGCGAAGGACATGACTTGGCATAAAACCGAGCGACAAAATGATGGCAAAATTAGACATCCGGCTGACTCAAAGACATGGAAGGATGTCGATCAAAGGTGGCCTGAGTTTGCTGTAGAGGCTAGGAACCTTCGGTTAGCTTTATCCTCCGATGGATTTAATCCTTTCCATGGACCAGGAAGTGATCACTCAACATGGACTGTGTTGCTTTCAATTTACAacctcccaccttggctttgtatGAAGAGAAAGTACATTATGCTAAGTCTGTTGAAATCCAGACCAAATCAGCCTGGAAATGATATTGAT AAAGAGTCTTTCATACTAAGAGGAATTTTATTGTGGACAATTAGTGATTATCCAGCCTTAGGAAACTTGTCGGGTAACATCATTAAAGGATATAATGCTTGTGTAGTTTGTGTTGATAAAACAAAAGCTACCAGGTTGGCTACTTACAAAAAGACGGTGGTTATGAGACATCGTAGATGGCTGCCCAGAAATCATCCATATCGAAGGCAAAAATCAGCCTTTGATAACACCATGGAGAAGTTATCAGAACCTATTCCTTTAACTGGAGAGGAGGTGTTAGAAAGGGTACTACCACTAGCGGACCATGTTTATGGTAAGACACAAAACCAACCTCGGTGGAAAAAAGGGGAACCTCGACCAATTTGGAAAAAGATGTCTATATTTTTTCAGCTTGAGTACTGGAAGTTTTTGCCAGTTCGCCATACCCTCGATGTGATGCatatagaaaaaaatatatgCGAGGCTTTAACCGGTACATTGCTAAATATTCCCGGGAAGAAAAAAGATAGAGAATCTGTTCGTATTGATATGGCTGAAATGGGAATAAGAATGGAGCTGAGACCaaaaaattctggaaaaaaaGAGAAGTTACCGATGGCATCTTGGAACTTATTGCATAAAGAAAAAAAGATTGTCTGCTCGTCCTTGATTGGCATGAAGTTACCCGATGGTTTTTGTTCGAACCTTAAGGGTATAGTATCAATGGACACTCTGCGACTTGTTGGAATGAAATCTCACGACTGTCACACAATGTTGCATCACTTGCTCCCCATCGCACTTCGGTCAGTACTTCAAAAACAGGTCAGGTGCACTATTATCAGGTTTTGCCTTTTTTTCAAGGCAATTTGTAGTAAAGTCATTGAGGTCGATAAATTAGAAAAAATGCAGTCTCAATTGGTGGAGACCTTATGCCAGCTAGAAAAGCACTTCCCCCCTTCCTTGTTTGATGTAATGATCCATCTCTCAGTTCATCTTGTAAGAGAAGTTGAGCTTTGTGGTCCTATCTTCCTACGTTGGATGTATCCTTTCGAGAGATATATGAAGACATTCAAGGGATATGTTCGAAACAGGGCTCATCCGGAAGGTTGCATCGCTGAGGCCTATATTGCAGAAGAGGCGGTTGAGTGTTTAGTTAATTTTGAAGAACCAACAGTTGGGTTACCGGGAAGGGATAAGAACAAGGAGAAATACAGACCCTTATCTGGTGCAACAATGATAAAGCCGAGCATCAAGGATTTGCACCAAGCACATCTGTGTCTTCTTCAAAACAGTAATGAATTGACCCCATATTTCAA TGAACATATGGCCTTCTTGGTGGCAAGATATCCATTACATGAAAATGATGAAGAATGGCTTAAGAACAAGCAAAATGAAACATTCCCTAATTGGTTTCAAAAGAAG ATTTCGTCAGAATTGCTTGATGTGAAAAGTATGGTATCTAAGGAGGTAATGTGGCTTGCAGAAGGGCCTAACAAGTATGTCCCTACATTCAGTGGCTACAAAGTCAATGGTGTTACCTACAGCACAAAAGATCGTGATGATACGCGACAAGTTCAATACAGCGGTGTTTGTGTTCATGCTGATACAATGCTCGTGCAGGATAAGGATAAGAACATTGAGCATATTTCACATACATTTTATGGAGTAATCACAAGTATTTGGGAGTTGGACTGTAACCATTTTCGAGTCCCTATCTTTCGGTGCAATTGGGTAGATATGAACAAAGAGGTTAAGATAGATGATTTAGGATACACAGTTGTTAATTTACACAAGTTAGGTTTTCTGAACGACCCTTTTGTGTTAGGTAAACATGTCAAGCAAGTTTGTTATATTGACGACCCTCTTGAAAAATTCTGGTCAGTTGTATTAAAATTACCAAACAAGTTCGATGATCaaagtgatgatgaaaatgaGGGATCCGTAGAAATTGAACTTGAAAATGAGGTAGATGTCGCCATGTTCCCAACTGTTCATGAAGTCGAGGAAGAAAATAGAAGTTACATGCGGGAGGAAGAAGAGATGATTCAACTTCCATAA